A genome region from Musa acuminata AAA Group cultivar baxijiao chromosome BXJ3-5, Cavendish_Baxijiao_AAA, whole genome shotgun sequence includes the following:
- the LOC103984445 gene encoding uncharacterized protein LOC103984445 has translation MASQEYLDKMQLRQSYRNVWHTDLMSTIQADFPFCCLALWCGPCVSYMLRKRALYNDMSRYVCCAGYLPCSGKCGERRCPEFCLCTEVFLCFGNSVASTRFLLQDEFNIQTTQCDNCIIGFMFCLQQVACIFSIVAMIVGSEEIQEASQILSCMSDFVYCTVCACMQTQHKVEMDKRDGKFGPPPAMAVPPVQQMSRIDQPIPPPAGYAPQPAYGQPYGYPPPAYPPTGYPPAYPPGSYPPAGSYPPPGSYPAPGYPPTGYPK, from the exons ATGGCGTCGCAGGAGTACCTCGACAAGATGCAGCTCCGACAGAGCTACCGGAACGTCTGGCACACCGATCTAATGAGCACCATTCAGGCCGACTTCCCCT TCTGCTGCCTGGCGCTTTGGTG TGGGCCATGTGTCTCCTATATGCTTCGCAAAAGAGCTCTTTACAATGACATGTCAAG GTATGTCTGTTGTGCGGGTTACTTGCCATGCAGTGGAAAATGTGGAGAAAGGCGATGCCCAGAGTTCTGCCTTTGCACCGAG GTCTTTTTGTGCTTTGGCAATTCTGTTGCTTCAACTCGCTTCTTACTCCAGGATGAGTTCAACATACAGACTACTCAATGCGATAACTGCATTATT GGATTCATGTTTTGTCTGCAACAAGTTGCTTGTATCTTTTCCATCGTTGCGATGATTGTCGGAAGTGAGGAGATCCAAGAAGCTTCCCAGATATTATCCTGTATGTCTGACTTCGTGTACTGCAC GGTCTGCGCGTGCATGCAG ACACAACATAAGGTCGAGATGGACAAGAGAGATGGCAAGTTTGGACCACCGCCAGCGATGGCTGTGCCACCAGTCCAGCAGATGTCTCGCATTGATCAACCCATTCCACCTCCTGCTGGATATGCCCCGCAGCCAGCTTACGGGCAACCATATGGTTATCCTCCTCCTGCATATCCCCCGACCGGCTACCCGCCGGCTTATCCACCTGGTTCATACCCACCAGCGGGATCATATCCGCCACCTGGTTCTTACCCTGCACCTGGTTATCCCCCTACTGGATATCCCaagtaa
- the LOC135637997 gene encoding scarecrow-like protein 8 — MASGFSGRCGVQSPIPTSSEAGTGAILKRSLTERERLQQQQQMQLQNALRSVKQRTLLASSASSHLPPPPPVDLSSGSSSLTSSNFPASGFARRREMFFSVTQTAAGSGSDNRPSAAIQDRLQELERQLFLDEDDEEDAVSASGSAMTTAEWSDAMQQLTSPPLPPPAAAVAAPNQLSPSRTNSSSTVSSSASSSPPSLSTAAAASSRQMLLDTAVAIADGNVEAAAGNLAVLKRAANHRGDAEQRLTAVMLPALVSFMNPPPTGNFCPSIAELCSAEHFAATQVLYELSPCFKLGLIAANLAILEATKDHPKIHILDFQFGQGGQYVTFLHALAERQRLRPTARSPVIRITAVADPSSPFTRNNGGNLRAVGHQIEKLAERAGLAVRFGVVHRRPADLDAAALGCEPGEALAVNLAFALARIPDESVSPSNPRDELLRRVRALRPRVVAMVEQEINTSTAAFAARFGEACAHYGALLESLDATMARDSAERARVEAWLARRAVNSVTTEGADRVERCEVFGKWRARLGMAGFDPLPFGTAMIEPVKAKLASVRSNPGFTIKEEGGRLGFGWKDRVLTVASSWR, encoded by the coding sequence ATGGCGTCGGGCTTCTCCGGCCGCTGCGGTGTGCAATCCCCGATCCCGACGAGTTCGGAAGCTGGAACCGGTGCTATTCTGAAGCGATCGCTTACGGAAAGGGAGaggttgcagcagcagcagcagatgcaGTTACAGAACGCGCTTCGATCCGTAAAGCAGAGGACGCTTCTTGCCTCCTCCGCTTCCTCCCaccttcctccacctcctcctgtcGACCTGTCTTCGGGCTCCTCATCATTAACTTCGTCGAATTTTCCGGCGTCCGGGTTCGCGAGGCGGCGGGAGATGTTCTTCTCCGTCACGCAAACGGCGGCTGGCTCGGGGTCCGACAACAGGCCGTCCGCCGCGATACAGGACCGGCTGCAGGAGCTGGAGCGGCAGCTATTCTTGGACGAGGACGACGAGGAGGACGCGGTCAGCGCGTCAGGCTCGGCCATGACCACCGCCGAGTGGAGCGACGCGATGCAACAGCTCACGTCGCCGCCGTTGCCTCCGCCGGCAGCTGCGGTGGCAGCGCCGAACCAGCTCTCTCCTTCGCGCACCAACTCCTCCTCTACCGTCTCGTCCTCGGCCTCGAGCTCGCCCCCCTCGTTGTCCACGGCGGCTGCGGCTTCTTCGAGGCAGATGCTTCTCGACACCGCCGTGGCTATCGCTGATGGAAACGTCGAGGCTGCCGCCGGTAACCTCGCCGTCCTGAAGCGCGCCGCGAACCACCGAGGCGACGCGGAGCAGCGGCTCACGGCTGTGATGCTCCCCGCGCTCGTTTCTTTCATGAATCCGCCACCGACTGGGAACTTTTGTCCCTCGATCGCGGAGCTCTGCAGCGCGGAACACTTTGCGGCCACGCAGGTGCTCTACGAACTCTCCCCTTGCTTCAAGCTCGGCCTCATCGCCGCCAATTTGGCGATCTTGGAGGCCACCAAAGACCATCCCAAGATCCACATCCTTGACTTCCAGTTTGGCCAGGGCGGCCAGTACGTCACCTTCCTCCACGCCCTCGCGGAGCGCCAGCGCCTCCGGCCCACCGCCCGTTCCCCGGTCATCCGGATCACCGCCGTCGCCGATCCCTCCTCCCCATTCACCAGGAACAACGGCGGAAACTTAAGGGCCGTGGGCCATCAGATCGAGAAGCTGGCGGAGCGGGCCGGCCTGGCGGTCCGGTTCGGCGTTGTCCACCGGCGGCCGGCGGATCTGGACGCGGCAGCGCTGGGATGCGAACCAGGAGAGGCCCTGGCGGTCAACCTGGCATTCGCCCTCGCTCGGATCCCGGACGAGAGCGTCTCCCCGTCGAACCCCCGCGACGAGCTCCTCCGCCGCGTGCGCGCCCTCCGGCCGCGCGTGGTGGCGATGGTGGAGCAGGAGATCAACACCAGCACCGCCGCCTTCGCCGCCCGCTTCGGAGAAGCGTGCGCCCACTACGGCGCGCTGCTGGAGTCACTGGACGCGACAATGGCGCGGGACAGCGCGGAGCGGGCCCGAGTCGAGGCCTGGTTGGCTCGTCGCGCGGTCAACTCCGTCACTACAGAGGGCGCGGACCGGGTGGAGCGGTGCGAGGTGTTCGGCAAGTGGCGCGCGCGTTTGGGGATGGCCGGGTTCGATCCGCTTCCGTTCGGGACGGCTATGATCGAACCTGTCAAAGCCAAGCTCGCATCGGTCCGGTCCAATCCAGGGTTTACCATCAAGGAGGAGGGCGGCCGGCTCGGGTTCGGGTGGAAGGACCGGGTGCTCACGGTGGCCTCTTCGTGGCGTTAG